From the Lysobacter sp. FW306-1B-D06B genome, one window contains:
- a CDS encoding M14 family metallopeptidase, which produces MSQPPLLTRAESTQYAETSRHADVMAFIHGLKELGDHRLHVADFGATPEGRELPLLVLSANGARSPQEAHGRGLPVVLVLCGIHAGEVEGKEAGLMLVRDILHGAHGDLLDRMTLLLVPLFNADGNDRIDPANRALDIAHFTGQLGPDSGVGTRVNAAGINLNRDYMRQDAEEMRLLQTHVMHAWNPHLTIDCHATNGSIHRFDLTYDIPHTVHSGRIEPIDFMREHLLPAVTDAVKREDGRDTFWYGNFLRDEGGQGTGWITYTHHPRFGGNYRGLANRLDLLLETYAYIDFYDRVHTTYAFLRHTLAYVGEHAEEIVELLAVCEMPPDDIAVRYRLDAFPDREVEILTRDPYTLEGEAVSVRVPYIGRFVGEHIVRRPLAYAVPEAIAARLEGHGLVIERPPVPPQLHAEIATVTALASSAGREILEANATPYVEAEYLRDERTLPAGWALVRTEQQRGAVAVYLCEAGSDDGLVACGWIDPPTVGSEFPAWRVNAIVHA; this is translated from the coding sequence ATGTCCCAGCCCCCGCTGCTCACCCGCGCCGAAAGCACCCAGTACGCGGAGACCTCGCGCCACGCCGACGTGATGGCGTTCATCCACGGGTTGAAGGAACTGGGCGACCACCGCCTGCACGTCGCGGACTTCGGCGCGACGCCGGAAGGCCGCGAGCTTCCGCTGCTCGTGCTCTCCGCGAACGGTGCGCGTTCCCCGCAGGAAGCGCACGGCCGCGGCCTGCCGGTGGTGCTGGTGCTGTGCGGTATCCATGCCGGCGAAGTAGAGGGCAAGGAGGCCGGGCTCATGCTCGTGCGCGACATCCTGCACGGCGCGCACGGCGACCTGCTCGATCGCATGACGCTGCTGCTGGTGCCGCTGTTCAACGCCGACGGCAACGATCGCATCGACCCGGCGAACCGCGCGCTCGACATCGCGCACTTCACCGGCCAGCTCGGTCCCGACAGCGGCGTGGGCACGCGCGTGAATGCCGCCGGCATCAACCTCAACCGCGACTACATGCGTCAGGACGCGGAGGAGATGCGCCTGCTGCAGACGCACGTGATGCACGCCTGGAACCCGCACCTCACCATCGACTGCCACGCCACCAACGGTTCCATCCACCGCTTCGACCTGACATACGACATCCCGCACACGGTGCACAGCGGTCGCATCGAGCCGATCGACTTCATGCGCGAGCACCTGCTGCCCGCGGTGACGGACGCGGTGAAGCGCGAGGACGGGCGCGATACGTTCTGGTACGGCAACTTCCTGCGCGACGAAGGCGGGCAGGGCACGGGCTGGATCACCTACACGCACCATCCGCGCTTCGGCGGCAACTACCGCGGCCTGGCGAACCGCCTCGACCTGCTGCTGGAAACCTACGCCTACATCGACTTCTACGACCGGGTGCACACCACCTACGCCTTCCTGCGTCACACGCTGGCTTACGTGGGCGAGCACGCGGAAGAGATCGTCGAACTGCTCGCCGTTTGCGAGATGCCGCCCGACGATATCGCCGTGCGTTACCGGCTCGACGCCTTCCCCGACCGGGAAGTGGAGATCCTCACGCGCGATCCGTACACGCTCGAAGGCGAAGCGGTGAGCGTGCGCGTGCCTTACATCGGCCGTTTCGTCGGCGAGCACATCGTGCGCCGCCCGTTGGCGTACGCGGTACCGGAGGCGATCGCGGCACGGCTGGAAGGCCATGGGCTCGTGATCGAACGCCCGCCGGTGCCGCCGCAGTTGCACGCGGAAATCGCGACGGTGACCGCGCTGGCGTCATCGGCCGGACGCGAGATCCTGGAGGCGAACGCAACCCCGTACGTGGAAGCGGAGTACCTGCGCGACGAACGCACGCTGCCCGCCGGCTGGGCGTTGGTGCGCACCGAACAGCAGCGCGGCGCAGTCGCGGTCTATCTGTGCGAGGCCGGCAGCGACGACGGCCTGGTGGCGTGCGGCTGGATCGATCCGCCGACGGTCGGCTCCGAATTCCCCGCATGGCGCGTGAACGCCATCGTGCACGCCTGA
- a CDS encoding nucleoside-diphosphate sugar epimerase, which translates to MRHALVFGATGQIGFPLLGMLLGDGWRVTALSRGMHTDEPGLHWLRGELDAMPAVPARVDAIFSCGPLDGFAQWFAGSAIECPRVIAFGSTSVEVKRGSADAAERDVARRLREGEELVLSTAHKRDAAATLLRPTLIYGAGRDATLTRIAQLAQRWGYFPLPRGANGLRQPVHADDLASAAFACASQAATHGRTYALPGGETLSYRDMVARVLASLTSPPKLIELPSPLFSAALFAAQLSGRGTGLGEAAVRRMRSDLTFDIAPAQRDFGYAPRSFHPRAQMFQPRPEES; encoded by the coding sequence ATGCGGCATGCACTGGTGTTCGGCGCGACCGGACAGATCGGCTTTCCACTGCTGGGCATGCTCCTGGGCGATGGCTGGCGCGTCACGGCGCTCTCGCGCGGCATGCACACCGACGAGCCCGGCCTGCACTGGTTGCGCGGCGAACTCGACGCGATGCCGGCCGTGCCCGCACGCGTGGACGCCATCTTCAGTTGCGGGCCGCTGGACGGCTTCGCACAGTGGTTCGCGGGCAGCGCGATCGAGTGCCCGCGCGTGATCGCCTTCGGTTCCACCAGCGTGGAAGTGAAGCGCGGTTCGGCGGATGCGGCCGAGCGCGATGTCGCGCGTCGCCTGCGCGAAGGCGAGGAGCTCGTCCTGTCCACCGCGCACAAGCGCGATGCGGCGGCGACATTGCTTCGGCCCACGCTCATTTACGGAGCCGGTCGCGATGCCACGCTCACACGCATCGCACAGCTTGCGCAGCGCTGGGGTTATTTCCCGCTGCCGCGCGGTGCGAACGGCCTGCGTCAGCCGGTGCACGCGGACGATCTTGCATCGGCGGCCTTTGCCTGCGCATCGCAGGCGGCCACACATGGACGGACCTACGCATTGCCGGGCGGCGAGACGCTGAGCTACCGCGACATGGTGGCGCGCGTGCTCGCCTCGCTGACGTCGCCGCCGAAGCTGATCGAATTGCCTTCGCCGTTGTTCAGTGCCGCGCTGTTCGCCGCGCAGCTGAGCGGACGCGGCACCGGGCTCGGCGAAGCCGCGGTGCGCCGCATGCGCAGCGATCTCACGTTCGACATCGCACCGGCGCAGCGCGATTTCGGTTACGCGCCGCGCAGCTTCCATCCGCGTGCGCAGATGTTCCAGCCGCGACCCGAAGAAAGCTGA
- a CDS encoding oligopeptide:H+ symporter: MSGTATPATGTAAIPAFEQRLGHPKPLWMLFMTEFWERFAFYGIRWALVLYIVAQFYGGDASGEAEANRVYGAYLALVYAAAIFGGYVADRILGYQRSILLGAVIMASGLFMIALPNEHLFKLGLATIVVGNGLFKPNISTMVGKLYAVGDERRDSGFTIFYMGINLGAMLAPLLTQYLARKVFGEETMPAYKVVFMAAGVGMLISLVWFWFGRRQLEGIGRPPVNSTDKRKVLYVFAGALVSIPVVYFLLAMGAGALQGVLTVMFLGLCAMLLVEGFREGPKQRDMTIAMLIIFTFNILFWMFFEQAGSSFTFLADKIVDRDIFSGGLADLVYTLSGERVFPTAWFQSINSIAIITMAPLIAWGWVKMGKANPSIPRKFSLGLIFNGLAFLLLMFALSKLVTAAGLIPFWTLFAVYWIQSIGELCLSPIGLSMVTKLAPVRLVGFGMGGWFLSTGIGNNLSGIFAGAVSGESGMTTASALAGYTFGFWALVGAGVLLFLVAPLVQKLMHGVK, translated from the coding sequence ATGAGCGGAACCGCTACACCCGCGACCGGCACGGCCGCGATTCCTGCATTCGAGCAGCGCCTGGGCCACCCCAAGCCGCTGTGGATGCTCTTCATGACGGAATTCTGGGAGCGCTTCGCGTTCTACGGCATCCGCTGGGCGCTGGTGCTCTATATCGTCGCGCAGTTCTACGGCGGCGACGCCTCGGGCGAGGCGGAGGCCAACCGCGTCTACGGCGCCTACCTGGCGCTGGTGTACGCCGCGGCGATCTTCGGCGGTTATGTCGCGGACCGGATCCTGGGGTACCAGCGTTCGATCCTGCTGGGCGCGGTGATCATGGCCTCGGGCCTTTTCATGATCGCGCTGCCCAACGAGCACCTGTTCAAGCTGGGCCTGGCGACGATCGTCGTCGGCAACGGCCTGTTCAAGCCGAACATCTCCACGATGGTGGGCAAGCTCTACGCCGTGGGCGATGAACGCCGCGACTCGGGCTTCACCATCTTCTACATGGGCATCAACCTGGGCGCGATGCTGGCCCCGCTGCTGACCCAGTACCTGGCCCGCAAGGTCTTCGGCGAAGAAACGATGCCGGCCTACAAGGTGGTCTTCATGGCCGCCGGCGTGGGCATGCTGATCAGCCTGGTGTGGTTCTGGTTCGGCCGTCGCCAGCTGGAAGGCATCGGCCGTCCGCCGGTCAACAGCACGGACAAGCGCAAGGTGCTGTACGTGTTCGCCGGCGCGCTGGTGTCGATCCCGGTGGTGTACTTCCTGCTGGCCATGGGCGCCGGCGCGCTGCAGGGCGTGCTGACGGTGATGTTCCTGGGCCTGTGCGCGATGCTGCTGGTGGAGGGTTTCCGCGAAGGTCCGAAGCAGCGCGACATGACCATCGCGATGCTGATCATCTTCACCTTCAACATCCTGTTCTGGATGTTCTTCGAGCAGGCGGGCAGCTCCTTCACCTTCCTCGCCGACAAGATCGTCGACCGCGACATCTTCAGCGGCGGCCTGGCCGACCTGGTCTACACGCTCAGCGGCGAGCGCGTGTTCCCGACCGCGTGGTTCCAGAGCATCAACTCGATCGCCATCATCACCATGGCCCCGCTGATCGCGTGGGGCTGGGTGAAGATGGGCAAGGCCAACCCGTCGATCCCGCGCAAGTTCTCGCTCGGCCTGATCTTCAACGGCCTGGCCTTCCTGCTGCTGATGTTCGCCCTGTCCAAGCTGGTCACGGCCGCCGGCCTGATCCCGTTCTGGACGCTGTTCGCGGTGTACTGGATCCAGTCCATCGGCGAGCTGTGCCTGTCGCCGATCGGCCTGTCGATGGTGACCAAGCTGGCGCCGGTGCGCCTGGTCGGCTTCGGCATGGGCGGCTGGTTCCTGTCCACGGGCATCGGCAACAACCTGTCGGGCATCTTCGCGGGTGCCGTGAGCGGCGAGAGCGGCATGACCACGGCGTCGGCGCTGGCGGGCTACACCTTCGGCTTCTGGGCGCTGGTCGGCGCGGGCGTGCTGCTGTTCCTGGTCGCCCCCCTGGTGCAGAAGTTGATGCATGGCGTGAAGTGA
- the hmgA gene encoding homogentisate 1,2-dioxygenase — MTITSNGYQSGFGNEFATEAVAGALPVGRNSPQRVAHGLYAEQVSGTAFTAPRHANRRSWLYRIRPAAMHGAFEAYAQAHFHNDFGDAPVSPDQLRWSPMPMPAGGADFVDGLFTMAGNGSPAAQGGVGIHLYAANRDMQGRWFYDADGELLIVPQQGRLHIETELGVLDVEPQEIAVIPRGIRFAVTLPDGEARGYVCENFGAMLRLPDLGPIGSNGLANPRDFLTPNAAYEDVEGDFELIAKFQGHLWRAHIGHSPIDVVAWHGNYAPSKYDLRHFNTIGSISYDHPDPSIFLVLHSPSDTAGTSNLDFVIFPPRWLVAQDTFRPPWFHRNIASEFMGLVHGAYDAKAEGFVPGGASLHNSMTGHGPDAATFEKASAADLSKPDVVQDTMAFMFETRAVIRPTKQALDAAHRQRDYQACWAGLKKHFDAKA, encoded by the coding sequence ATGACCATCACCAGCAACGGCTACCAATCCGGTTTCGGCAACGAGTTCGCGACGGAGGCGGTGGCCGGCGCGCTGCCGGTCGGGCGCAACTCGCCACAGCGCGTAGCGCACGGGCTCTATGCGGAACAGGTCTCGGGCACCGCGTTCACCGCGCCGCGCCATGCGAACCGCCGCAGCTGGTTGTATCGCATCCGCCCCGCCGCGATGCACGGCGCATTTGAAGCCTACGCGCAGGCGCATTTCCACAATGACTTCGGCGACGCGCCGGTCTCGCCCGACCAGCTGCGCTGGAGCCCGATGCCGATGCCCGCTGGCGGCGCGGATTTCGTCGACGGTCTGTTCACCATGGCCGGCAACGGTTCGCCCGCTGCGCAGGGCGGCGTGGGCATCCACCTGTATGCCGCCAATCGCGACATGCAGGGCCGCTGGTTCTACGACGCCGACGGCGAGCTGCTGATCGTGCCGCAGCAGGGCCGCCTGCACATCGAGACCGAACTGGGCGTGCTCGACGTGGAGCCGCAGGAAATCGCGGTGATCCCGCGCGGCATCCGCTTCGCGGTGACGCTGCCCGACGGCGAGGCGCGCGGCTACGTGTGCGAGAACTTCGGCGCGATGCTTCGCCTGCCGGACCTGGGGCCGATCGGCTCCAACGGGCTGGCGAACCCGCGTGATTTCCTCACGCCGAACGCGGCCTACGAAGATGTCGAAGGCGACTTCGAGCTGATCGCCAAATTCCAGGGCCACCTGTGGCGCGCGCACATCGGTCACTCGCCGATCGACGTGGTCGCCTGGCACGGTAACTACGCGCCGTCCAAGTACGACCTGCGCCACTTCAACACCATCGGATCGATCAGCTACGACCACCCCGATCCGTCGATCTTCCTCGTGCTGCATTCGCCCAGCGACACGGCGGGCACGAGCAACCTGGATTTCGTGATCTTCCCGCCGCGCTGGCTGGTCGCGCAGGACACGTTCCGCCCGCCGTGGTTCCACCGCAACATCGCCAGCGAGTTCATGGGCCTGGTGCACGGCGCCTATGACGCCAAGGCCGAAGGCTTCGTGCCGGGCGGTGCGTCGCTGCACAACTCCATGACCGGCCACGGTCCGGACGCGGCGACGTTCGAGAAGGCCAGTGCGGCCGATCTGTCCAAGCCGGACGTGGTCCAGGACACGATGGCCTTCATGTTCGAGACGCGCGCGGTGATCCGTCCGACGAAGCAGGCCCTCGATGCCGCGCATCGCCAGCGCGATTACCAGGCGTGCTGGGCCGGGCTGAAGAAGCACTTCGACGCGAAGGCCTGA
- a CDS encoding calcium/sodium antiporter: protein MLEAIGWFVLGLVLLALGGDSIVKGASGLAQRLGASPFVAGLVLVAFGTSLPELAVNLQAVVRHQPALALGNAVGSNVANFGLTLGAAALVAPLTVRWRALSPLLLVLLLGTLLTIVLGFDGRLSRIEGMLLLVAFVAVVMFAAARTRRESPELQDAIAAFARTSTDLWLNIIRFAIAAVLLYFGSRMIVRSAPTIGEGIGMAPLLTGLLPVAIGTALPEMAAAISAARKGHGDIVVGHVIGSSLFNLLVVIGGMAAIGGSMALPESFVMFELPAAGVFALMLYPMLRGDLHISKGEGAGLLIAFFAWVAFELLTMY from the coding sequence ATGCTCGAGGCCATTGGCTGGTTCGTACTGGGGCTGGTGCTGCTGGCACTGGGTGGCGACTCGATCGTGAAGGGCGCGTCGGGGCTGGCCCAGCGCCTGGGGGCCTCGCCCTTCGTTGCCGGATTGGTGCTGGTCGCCTTCGGCACGTCGCTGCCGGAGCTGGCGGTCAACCTGCAGGCAGTCGTGCGCCATCAGCCCGCGCTGGCGCTGGGCAACGCGGTGGGCAGCAACGTCGCCAACTTCGGCCTGACGCTCGGCGCGGCCGCGCTGGTCGCGCCGCTGACCGTGCGCTGGCGCGCACTCTCGCCGCTGCTGCTGGTGTTGCTGCTCGGCACGCTGCTGACCATCGTGCTGGGTTTCGACGGCAGGCTGTCGCGGATCGAGGGCATGCTCCTGCTCGTGGCCTTCGTGGCGGTGGTGATGTTCGCCGCAGCGCGCACGCGTCGTGAATCGCCCGAATTGCAAGATGCGATCGCCGCCTTCGCACGCACCAGCACCGACCTGTGGCTCAACATCATCCGCTTCGCGATCGCGGCGGTGCTGCTCTACTTCGGCTCGCGCATGATCGTGCGCAGTGCACCGACGATCGGCGAGGGCATCGGCATGGCGCCACTGCTCACCGGCCTGCTGCCGGTGGCCATCGGCACCGCGCTGCCGGAAATGGCCGCCGCCATCTCCGCCGCGCGCAAGGGGCATGGCGACATCGTGGTGGGCCATGTGATCGGTTCGAGCCTGTTCAACCTGCTCGTGGTGATCGGCGGCATGGCGGCGATCGGAGGCTCCATGGCGCTGCCCGAATCGTTCGTGATGTTCGAACTGCCCGCGGCCGGCGTGTTCGCGCTGATGCTCTACCCGATGCTGCGCGGCGACCTGCACATCAGCAAGGGCGAGGGCGCGGGCCTGTTGATCGCGTTCTTCGCGTGGGTCGCGTTCGAACTGCTGACCATGTACTGA
- a CDS encoding MarR family winged helix-turn-helix transcriptional regulator, whose translation MNARDPGFPRLGQTLPAHAQLDLEHFLPYRLSVLSNRVSGTIARIYTERFQLSITEWRVMAVLGRYPGLSANEVAQRTAMDKVAVSRAVARLLEAGRLDREIHGDDRRRSVLKLSEGGYRIYDEVAPLALAFERRLLEGIDDAERAALFRLLDRLDELELQAETQSG comes from the coding sequence ATGAATGCGCGCGACCCCGGATTTCCCAGGCTGGGCCAGACCCTGCCCGCCCACGCCCAGCTGGACCTGGAGCACTTCCTGCCCTACCGGCTGTCGGTGCTCAGCAACCGCGTCAGCGGCACGATCGCGCGCATCTACACCGAGCGCTTCCAGCTCAGCATCACCGAATGGCGGGTCATGGCGGTGCTGGGGCGCTACCCGGGCCTGTCGGCCAACGAGGTGGCCCAGCGCACGGCCATGGACAAGGTGGCGGTTAGCCGCGCCGTCGCGCGCCTGCTCGAAGCCGGTCGGCTGGATCGCGAAATCCACGGCGACGACCGGCGCCGGTCGGTGCTGAAGCTGTCCGAGGGCGGCTACAGGATCTACGACGAGGTCGCGCCGCTGGCGCTGGCCTTCGAGCGCAGGCTGCTGGAGGGCATCGACGACGCCGAGCGCGCCGCGCTGTTCCGCCTGCTGGACCGGCTGGATGAGCTGGAGCTGCAGGCGGAAACCCAGTCGGGCTAG
- the nhaA gene encoding Na+/H+ antiporter NhaA, producing MTQTLPPSASGPITPSPRGVRALREFFRLEAAGGIVLIAAAVLAMAAANSPLSPAYEAFRQLPVEVRIGAFDIAKPLLLWINDGLMAVFFLLVALEIKREALSGQLASRSQLVLPMVCATAGVVVPALLFFALNRGDAQALRGWGVPTATDIAFALGVLALLGSRVPTGMKLLLSTIAVVDDLIAIVIIALFYSHGLSTTALVWAAAAIAGMWLLNRRGVRRLAPYLMLGTVLWVCVLKSGVHATLAGVVTGLMVPHGSREGVARSPLESLEHALHPWVAYAILPLFAFVNAGLVLEGMALDDVFAPLPMGVLLGLVVGKPVGIVGAAMLMRALGWARFPDGMGLRAMLGLGLMCGIGFTMSLFIASLAYRDPHLYDAAVLGVLLASLVSALAGWIWLRMTLPPMTRVD from the coding sequence ATGACGCAGACCCTTCCTCCTTCCGCCTCCGGGCCGATCACACCGTCTCCGCGCGGCGTGCGCGCGCTGCGGGAGTTCTTCCGCCTGGAGGCGGCCGGCGGCATCGTCCTGATCGCCGCCGCGGTGTTGGCGATGGCCGCGGCCAACTCGCCGCTGTCGCCGGCGTACGAGGCGTTCCGGCAACTGCCCGTGGAAGTGCGCATCGGCGCGTTCGACATCGCCAAGCCGCTGTTGCTGTGGATCAACGACGGCCTGATGGCCGTGTTCTTCCTGCTGGTCGCGCTGGAGATCAAGCGCGAGGCGCTCAGCGGACAGCTCGCCAGTCGCTCGCAGCTGGTGTTGCCGATGGTGTGCGCGACCGCCGGTGTCGTCGTTCCGGCGTTGCTGTTCTTCGCGTTGAACCGCGGCGATGCGCAGGCGCTGCGCGGCTGGGGCGTGCCCACGGCGACGGACATCGCCTTCGCGCTCGGCGTGCTCGCGCTGCTCGGCTCGCGCGTGCCAACGGGCATGAAGCTGTTGCTGTCGACGATCGCGGTGGTCGACGATCTCATCGCCATCGTCATCATCGCGCTGTTCTATTCGCACGGATTGTCGACGACGGCGCTGGTGTGGGCGGCCGCGGCGATCGCCGGCATGTGGCTGCTCAATCGGCGTGGCGTCAGGCGCCTGGCGCCGTACCTGATGCTGGGCACGGTGCTGTGGGTGTGCGTGCTCAAGTCCGGAGTGCACGCGACGCTGGCCGGCGTAGTGACCGGGTTGATGGTGCCGCACGGTTCGCGCGAAGGCGTCGCGCGTTCACCGCTGGAGTCGCTAGAGCACGCGCTGCATCCGTGGGTCGCGTACGCGATCCTGCCGTTGTTCGCCTTCGTCAACGCAGGGCTCGTGCTGGAAGGCATGGCACTGGACGACGTGTTCGCACCGTTGCCGATGGGCGTACTGCTTGGCCTGGTGGTCGGCAAGCCGGTGGGCATCGTCGGCGCGGCGATGCTGATGCGCGCGCTGGGCTGGGCGCGGTTCCCGGACGGCATGGGCTTGCGCGCGATGCTCGGCCTCGGGCTGATGTGCGGCATCGGTTTCACGATGAGCCTGTTCATCGCTTCGCTCGCCTATCGCGATCCGCACCTCTACGACGCGGCCGTGCTGGGCGTGTTGCTGGCCTCGCTCGTGTCGGCGCTCGCCGGCTGGATATGGTTGCGCATGACGCTGCCCCCGATGACAAGAGTGGACTGA
- a CDS encoding DUF559 domain-containing protein translates to MEDRQRAKLPTDTLRRARSLRASATDAERVIWRGLRNNQLPGFKFRRQYPIPPYVVDFVCLTAMLVIELDGSQHSYQTDLTRTRFIESQGFTVFRFWDNEVLQQTDAVIEAIWNACRSAAPHPNPSPDGRGA, encoded by the coding sequence ATGGAAGACCGTCAGAGGGCGAAATTGCCGACGGACACGTTGCGCAGGGCGCGATCCCTCCGAGCGTCGGCCACGGATGCCGAGCGCGTGATCTGGCGAGGGCTGCGAAACAACCAGCTTCCCGGTTTCAAGTTCCGGCGCCAGTATCCGATTCCTCCCTATGTCGTGGACTTCGTCTGCTTGACCGCGATGCTTGTCATCGAGCTTGACGGCTCGCAGCATTCGTACCAGACAGATTTGACCCGCACCCGTTTCATCGAATCGCAAGGCTTCACGGTGTTTCGCTTCTGGGACAACGAAGTGCTGCAGCAGACCGACGCTGTCATCGAAGCGATCTGGAACGCATGCCGCTCCGCCGCCCCTCACCCCAACCCCTCTCCCGATGGGAGAGGGGCTTAA
- the hppD gene encoding 4-hydroxyphenylpyruvate dioxygenase: MNAQPNLGMQVTTFENPLGIDGFEFVEFAAPAGQGEALHDYFRKLGFTAVLRHKTRPITVYRQGGVNFLVNEDPDSFAADFAAKHGPSACGFAIRFKESAQKVFDTVVGNGGEAITDKAASRAVAAPVVKGIGDCMLYLVDRYGDNGSIYEGDYLPVQGAEADPKGFGLTFIDHLTHNLYFGNMQKWSDYYERLFNFREIRYFDIKGVKTGLVSKAMTAPDGIVRIPLNESNDPKSQINEYLDAYKGEGIQHIACFTDNIYDTVEAMREQGVAFLDTPDTYFDVVDQRVPNHGEDVPRLQKNKILIDADPETHQRKLLQIFTQNAIGPIFFEIIQRKGNEGFGEGNFQALFESIERDQMRRGVL, encoded by the coding sequence ATGAATGCGCAGCCCAACCTCGGCATGCAGGTCACCACGTTCGAGAACCCGCTCGGCATCGACGGCTTCGAGTTCGTCGAGTTTGCCGCCCCGGCGGGTCAGGGCGAGGCCCTGCACGACTATTTCCGCAAGCTCGGCTTCACCGCCGTGCTGCGCCACAAGACCCGGCCGATCACGGTCTACCGCCAGGGTGGCGTGAACTTCCTGGTCAACGAAGACCCGGACAGCTTCGCGGCCGACTTCGCCGCCAAGCACGGCCCCAGCGCCTGCGGCTTCGCGATCCGCTTCAAGGAATCCGCGCAGAAGGTGTTCGACACCGTGGTCGGCAACGGCGGCGAAGCCATCACCGACAAGGCCGCCAGCCGCGCGGTCGCCGCGCCCGTGGTGAAGGGCATCGGCGACTGCATGCTGTACCTGGTCGACCGCTACGGCGACAACGGCTCCATCTACGAAGGCGACTACCTGCCGGTGCAGGGCGCCGAGGCGGATCCGAAGGGCTTCGGCCTGACCTTCATCGACCACCTCACGCACAACCTGTACTTCGGCAACATGCAGAAGTGGTCGGACTACTACGAGCGTCTGTTCAACTTCCGCGAGATCCGCTACTTCGACATCAAGGGCGTGAAGACGGGTCTGGTGTCCAAGGCGATGACCGCGCCGGACGGCATCGTGCGCATCCCGCTCAACGAGTCGAACGATCCCAAGTCGCAGATCAACGAATACCTCGACGCCTACAAGGGCGAGGGCATCCAGCACATCGCCTGTTTCACCGACAACATCTACGACACCGTCGAGGCGATGCGCGAGCAGGGCGTGGCGTTCCTTGACACGCCGGACACGTACTTTGACGTGGTCGACCAGCGCGTGCCCAACCACGGCGAGGACGTGCCGCGCCTGCAGAAGAACAAGATCCTGATCGACGCCGATCCGGAAACCCACCAGCGCAAGCTGCTGCAGATCTTCACCCAGAACGCGATCGGCCCGATCTTCTTCGAGATCATCCAGCGCAAGGGCAACGAAGGCTTCGGCGAGGGCAACTTCCAGGCGCTGTTCGAGAGCATCGAGCGCGATCAGATGCGGCGCGGCGTGCTGTAA